One part of the Aricia agestis chromosome Z, ilAriAges1.1, whole genome shotgun sequence genome encodes these proteins:
- the LOC121738649 gene encoding UDP-N-acetylglucosamine--peptide N-acetylglucosaminyltransferase 110 kDa subunit-like yields the protein MGDVGVMDYQCVVVYTVINIAPPRLSAQASMSNGCVDWIKNKIKRAVAVYLQSLKLAPNNGIIHGNLACLYYKQGFIDLAIDTYRRAIELQPNFPDAYCNLANALKEKGLVNEAEDCYNKALYLCPSHVDTLNNLGNVKREQGRIEEATKLYLQALDVFPNFAATHSNLASLLQQQGKLEEALLHYKQAIKIQPKFADAYSNMGNTLREMQDIEGALICFKKAIEIHPNFADAHCNLASIYKDVGSINEAIQSYNNALAIKPDFPDAYCNLTHCLQIICNWDDYEERMNNIISIVNDQLEGDKLLSVHPHHSILYPLSNRARKEISTRHATLYRDKVTMVQKTTFVHDRKCNGRLKIGYVSSDFGNHPTSHLMQSIPGMHDRANLEVYCYALNPDDGTTFRSKIVREAEHFVDLSLVKCNIEAAKRIYSDNIHILVNMNGYTKGARNELFAMNCAPIQIMWLGYPGTSGADYMDYLITDKTSSPMSSEDDFSEKFAYMPYTYFIGDHKNMFPHLKTRYEVCVNGEQHSKCVAILNVSEDIDIDAYFKVRREKKTYSYENMEPIEIINNEIDIPNEVIRKFNNSREEQVSMDDVMIINGTTIYNLHNNIGSGEIIFKSIIMTTRQQYGLPDEAVVFCNFNQLYKTDPSILSMWVRILKRVPNSVLWLLSFPTLGEPNLLRYVKSLEMSTNRVIFSKIACKEEHVRRGQLADVCLDTPLCNGHTTTMDVLWTGTPVVTLPGDTLASRVAASQLNALHCPELIATNKSDYEHIAVKLGNDVEYRNYIRAKVSHARLESTLFDCKHYASGLERLYRKMWERYKNGKPPDHIEVW from the exons ATGGGAGATGTCGGCGTTATGGATTACCAATGCGTGGTCGTGTACACCGTCATCAACATCGCACCACCGCGGCTGTCGGCGCAGGCGTCGATGTCGAATGGATGCGTCGACTGgatcaaaaacaaaatcaaaag AGCGGTAGCAGTGTATCTTCAATCACTGAAGCTCGCGCCAAACAACGGGATCATACACGGTAACCTCGCCTGCTTGTACTACAAACAGGGTTTCATAGACCTAGCCATAGACACGTACCGCCGAGCAATAGAGCTCCAACCTAATTTCCCCGACGCATACTGCAATTTGGCTAATGCACTGAAAGAGAAAGGGCTAGTTAACGAAGCTGAAGACTGCTATAATAAAGCGCTGTATCTCTGTCCTTCTCACGTCGATACGCTAAACAATCTTGGCAATGTCAAACGGGAACAAGGAAGGATCGAAGAAGCGACGAAACTGTATTTACAAGCACTGGACGTATTTCCTAATTTCGCTGCCACACACAGCAATTTGGCATCGCTACTGCAGCAACAAG GGAAACTTGAAGAAGCGTTGCTGCATTATAAACAGGCTATTAAAATTCAACCAAAGTTTGCAGACGCCTACAGCAATATGGGTAATACGCTGAGGGAAATGCAAGACATAGAAGGTGCTTTAATATGTTTCAAGAAGGCAATAGAAATTCATCCGAATTTCGCTGATGCTCATTGTAACTTAGCGAGTATTTACAAAGATGTGGGTAGCATTAATGAAGCTATTCAATCGTATAACAATGCCCTGGCAATAAAACCAGATTTTCCCGACGCGTACTGTAATTTAACACATTGCCTACAGATCATATGTAACTGGGATGATTATGAGGAGCGAATGAATAACATAATATCAATAGTAAACGACCAGTTAGAGGGAGACAAATTGTTATCTGTACATCCACATCATTCCATTTTATATCCATTGTCAAATAGAGCAAGAAAAGAAATCTCAACGAGACATGCTACTTTGTACAGGGATAAGGTAACAATGGTTCAAAAAACTACTTTTGTCCACGATAGAAAATGTAACGGTAGGTTAAAAATAGGCTACGTTAGTAGTGATTTCGGTAATCATCCAACATCGCATCTAATGCAATCTATACCAGGAATGCATGACCGAGCAAACCTAGAAGTTTATTGCTATGCTCTAAATCCAGACGATGGAACAACATTCCGTAGTAAAATAGTTAGGGAAGCAGAGCACTTTGTTGATTTATCACTTGTAAAGTGTAATATTGAAGCTGCCAAAAGAATTTATAGTGacaatattcatattttagtaAACATGAATGGTTATACGAAAGGTGCTAGAAATGAGTTATTTGCCATGAATTGTGCACCTATACAAATAATGTGGTTAGGCTACCCTGGAACAAGTGGAGCTGATTACATGGATTATCTTATTACTGACAAAACGTCGAGTCCTATGTCTAGTGAAGATGATTTTAGTGAGAAATTTGCGTACATGCCATATACGTATTTCATTGGggatcataaaaatatgtttcctCATTTGAAAACGCGATATGAGGTTTGTGTAAATGGGGAACAACATAGTAAATGTGTAGCaatattaaatgtttctgaGGATATTGATATAGATGCATATTTTAAAGTAAGAAGAGAGAAAAAAACTTATTCTTATGAAAACATGGAACcaatagaaataattaataatgaaatagaCATTCCTAATGAAGTGATTAGAAAATTTAATAACTCAAGAGAAGAACAG gtTAGTATGGATGACGTTATGATAATAAATGGTACAACAATATATAATTTACACAATAATATTGGTTCAGGAGAAATCATATTTAAGAGTATCATTATGACTACAAGGCAACAGTATGGACTTCCTGACGAGGCTGTGGTATTTTGCAACTTTAATCAACTATACAAAACTGACCCTAGCATTTTGAGCATGTGGGTTAGAATTTTAAAGCGAGTGCCAAATAGTGTTTTATGGCTTTTAAGTTTTCCCACACTCGGGGAACCAAATTTATTGCGATACGTAAAAAGTTTAG AAATGTCGACCAATAGAGTGATATTTTCAAAGATTGCGTGCAAGGAAGAGCACGTCAGACGGGGACAACTAGCAGACGTGTGTTTGGACACGCCCCTCTGCAACGGTCATACAACCACTATGGATGTTCTATGGACCGGTACTCCAGTTGTTACCTTACCTGGTGACACTTTGGCGTCTAG GGTCGCTGCTTCCCAACTCAATGCTCTACATTGTCCGGAGCTCATAGCGACAAATAAAAGTGACTATGAACATATAGCTGTGAAACTGGGAAACGATGTGGAATA